CCATGAGGGGAAGCCTAGGTTGCCGATGCCTGCAATCCGAGCAACTTTCGCCGGTGCGGCGTGCCGTGGGCCCCACGGGTCGGGCATTCCGGACGAACCTACGAACCTCCTGCCCCGACCCGCCCCGCCGCGCGTGCGAAGATTCGACCTGTGAGTGAGACACCCGCGGAGACCCCCGCAGCCCAGCCCGGTCAGCATCCCCGTCAGGCCGCGGCGCGCCGCGGCGCCGCGTACGACTCCGTGTTCCTCCGCGCCGCCCGCAACGAGCCGGTGCCGTACACCCCGGTGTGGTTCATGCGCCAGGCCGGCCGTTCGCTGCCGGAGTACAACAAGGTGCGCGCGGGGATCCCGATGCTGGAGTCGTGCATGCGGCCCGAGCTGGTCAAGGAGATCACCCTCCAGCCAGTCCGCCGGCACAAGGTGGACGCGGCGATCTTCTTCAGCGACATCGTGGTGCCGCTCAAGGCGGTCGGCATCGACGTCGACATCAAGCAGGGCGTCGGCCCGGTCATCGCCGACCCCGTCCGCACCGCCGCCGACCTCCAGCGGCTGCGCCCGCTGGAGCCGGACGACGTGTCCTACATCACCGAGGCGGTCGGCCTGCTCGTCGACGAGCTCGGCACCACCCCGCTGATCGGCTTCGCCGGTGCGCCGTTCACCCTGGCCAGCTACCTCGTCGAGGGCGGCCCGTCGAAGTCGTACGAGAACACCAAGGCCATGATGTACGGCGAGCCCGAGCTGTGGGCCGCCCTGGTCGACCGGCTGGCCGATATCAGCGCCGCCTTCCTCAAGGTGCAGATCGAGGCGGGCGCCTCGGCCGTCCAGCTCTTCGACTCCTGGGCCGGCGCGCTCGCCCCCGACGAGTACCGCCGCTCGGTGCTCCCCGCCAGCACCAAGGTCTTCGACGCGGTGGCCCCGTACGGCGTGCCCCGGATCCACTTCGGCGTCAACACCGGCGAACTGCTCGGCCTGATGGGCCAGGCCGGCGCCGACATCGTCGGGGTCGACTGGCGGGTGCCGCTGAACGTCGCGGCCGACCGGGTCGGCCCCGGCAAGGGCCTGCAGGGCAACCTGGACCCGGCCGTGCTGTACGCGCCGACCCGCGTCGTGGAGACCAAGGCCCGCGAGGTGCTGCACGCGGCCCAGGCGATCGGCGACAGCGGCCACATCTTCAACCTCGGCCACGGGGTCATGCCGACCATGGACCCGGACGCGCTGTCCCGCCTGGTCGCCTTCGTGCACGAGGCCAGCGCCCGCTGACCCGCCGCGCGGCCGGCACCCCCGACGGGGGCGCCGGCCGCGCCGCGGGCTCACTCCTCGGCCGCGGGCGGCTGCGGCGCCGGTGCCTCCGCCGGTACGGGCGCCTGGGCCTGGGCCGGCACTCCGGGGTGCGGTCCGGGTGCCGGCCGGACGGGCGCCTGCCATCCCGGCGCCGGGGCCGGTGCGGTGCGGGGCCGGTCCTGCCTGCGGCGCAGCCACCGCCGGGTCAGCCACGCGCCCGGGACGAGCACCACCAGGAACGGCGCCAGCGCGGCGAACCCGATCGCCAGCGCCCGCAGGACGGTCACCAGCACGTGCCAGCCGCCGGCGAAGCCGTGGCCGATCGACGCCCAGAACCCGCGCGGCCTCGCCTTCGGCGCCGCGGCCGCGGCCGTCCGCTGCAGGTCGACGGTGATCGTCGACAGCGAGGTCTGCGCGGAGAGCTCCTGCTGCTGCCGCCTGAG
The Kitasatospora paranensis genome window above contains:
- the hemE gene encoding uroporphyrinogen decarboxylase, whose translation is MFLRAARNEPVPYTPVWFMRQAGRSLPEYNKVRAGIPMLESCMRPELVKEITLQPVRRHKVDAAIFFSDIVVPLKAVGIDVDIKQGVGPVIADPVRTAADLQRLRPLEPDDVSYITEAVGLLVDELGTTPLIGFAGAPFTLASYLVEGGPSKSYENTKAMMYGEPELWAALVDRLADISAAFLKVQIEAGASAVQLFDSWAGALAPDEYRRSVLPASTKVFDAVAPYGVPRIHFGVNTGELLGLMGQAGADIVGVDWRVPLNVAADRVGPGKGLQGNLDPAVLYAPTRVVETKAREVLHAAQAIGDSGHIFNLGHGVMPTMDPDALSRLVAFVHEASAR